From Phycodurus eques isolate BA_2022a chromosome 1, UOR_Pequ_1.1, whole genome shotgun sequence, one genomic window encodes:
- the wdr46 gene encoding WD repeat-containing protein 46 has translation MAAAGKEAAKESHVGKKKKPPGRYWQKTKDGKQAADAQQQKRDTTSTKKRKKPNDDGQEKHFVSGKRDAFPGPACIPEAKLQKFTREGKTEDQVSKHHMKLKEAIARSDETSEMAQKQAARFDLLLPEEAGLLEGDEDEDTCTISQQDIADAVDISSGAKYFNLNLSQFGPYRLDYSKTGRHLLLGGRRGHVACLDWQSKQLMCEINVMESINDVRWLHTEAMFAVAQKKWLHIYDSKGIELHCIRKFNDVLRMQFLPYHFLLATASATGFLQYLDVSVGKEVSAICTKTGRLDVMCQNPYNAIIHLGHPNGTLTLWSPNQKEALVKMLCHRGGVRSVAVDKTGTYMVTSGMDKKLKVFDVRTFQPLNSYFLPAGASCLSLSQRGLLSAATGDVVQVYKNVWSSPVTKPYIAHRVRAAAWEVHFCPFEDVLGVGHGQGFTSMLVPGAGEPNFDGLDSNPYRSAKQRQEWEVKALLEKIQPELISLDPTELAKVDLGTFKQRHQDRVQALGYDPLAKERFVPRYKKKGRSSTGNVERRKNKVADADKRDLIVKSMEDKMKMEEERKAKEKKKAAFASRKSALDRFQK, from the exons ATGGCAGCGGCCGGTAAGGAGGCAGCGAAAGAGTCACAcgtggggaaaaagaaaaag cCTCCAGGTCGTTACTGGCAGAagacaaaagatggaaaacaggcTGCTGATGCACAGCAGCAGAAGCGTGACACTACGTcaacaaaaaagagaaagaaaccaAACGACGATGGACAAGAAAAGCACTTTGTATCTGGG AAAcgggatgctttcccaggaccTGCTTGTATTCCAGAGGCTAAGCTGCAGAAGTTCACAAGGGAAGGGAAAACGGAAGATCAG GTCTCCAAGCATCACATGAAACTAAAAGAAGCCATTGCTCGTTCAGATGAAACCTCTGAAATGGCCCAAAAACAAGCTGCCCGGTTTGACCTTCTACTCCCGGAGGAAGCAGG GTTGTTAGAAGGAGACGAAGATGAGGACACATGTACCATCTCACAGCAAGATATCGCAGACGCTGTGGATATTTCATCTGGGGCCAAG TATTTTAACCTGAATCTATCTCAATTTGGACCATACCGACTGGATTACAGCAAGACTGGACG TCACCTGCTGCTCGGTGGGAGGAGAGGCCATGTTGCTTGTCTCGATTGGCAATCCAAACAGTTGATGTGTGAGATAAACGTGATGGAGTCCATCAATGATGTTCG ATGGCTTCACACTGAGGCCATGTTTGCAGTGGCTCAGAAAAAGTGGCTGCACATCTACGACTCAAAGGGAATAGAGCTTCACTGCATCCGCAAGTTCAACGACGTCCTTCGCATGCAGTTTCTGCCCTACCACTTTTTATTGGCCACCGCT AGCGCGACAGGTTTCCTGCAATATCTTGATGTATCCGTGGGAAAAGAGGTTTCCGCCATCTGCACCAAAACGGGCCGCCTTGACGTGATGTGTCAGAACCCCTACAATGCTATCATCCATCTTGGCCACCCCAACGGCACACTCACCCTCTGGTCGCCCAATCAAAAAGAGGCCCTCGTCAAGATGCTCTGTCACCGGGGAGGAGTGCGTTCCGTTGCCGTGGACAAAACTGGAAC ATATATGGTGACGTCAGGCATGGACAAAAAGCTGAAGGTGTTTGATGTCAGAACTTTCCAGCCCCTCAATTCTTACTTCCTCCCAGCTGGAGCTTCTTGTTTGTCGCTGAGCCAGCGGGggttgctgtctgcagccacgGGGGATGTCGTCCAG GTATACAAGAATGTGTGGAGTTCGCCAGTGACCAAACCCTACATTGCCCACAGAGTACGGGCCGCCGCATGGGAGGTACACTTTTGCCCCTTTGAGGATGTGCTCGGGGTCGGCCATGGACAAGGCTTCACTAGCATGCTCGTACCAG gagCAGGTGAGCCTAACTTTGATGGCCTGGATTCAAATCCATACCGCAGTGCCAAACAGAGGCAGGAATGGGAAGTTAAAGCCCTGCTGGAAAAGATTCAGCCGGAGCTTATCAGTTTAGACCCCACTGAACTGGCAAAGGTTGATCTTGGCACCTTCAAGCAAAGGCACCAAGACAGAGTGCAAGCTTTG GGCTATGATCCTCTTGCCAAAGAAAGATTTGTCCCCAGGTATAAGAAAAAAGGTCGTAGCTCAACAGGCAATGTGGAAAGGCGAAAGAATAAAGTGGCTGATGCTGACAAGAGG GATCTAATCGTGAAAAGTATGGAGGACAAAATGAAGAtggaggaagaaagaaaagcaaaggaaaagaagaaggcaGCATTCGCGAGCCGAAAATCAGCTCTGGACAGATTCCAAAAATAG
- the b3galt4 gene encoding beta-1,3-galactosyltransferase 1, which yields MAVRGLWMCTPRVGKRGSRSGLLSCLCATTVSAAVFALLFVDVVEFWITSMGMSAVPEPHAGIFPPQSVPPTRPEEFLLMPSPLVCQRAKPYLISMVTSAPAHHRARQVIRDTWGGEIEVRGLRVMTLFMLGVSSDPGLTKLLIEEAREQGDLVQGRFLDTYSNLTLKTLAMQSWVRRFCPQAHFVAKVDDDVLFNPSALLHLLNKSRSPYEQADLYLGRVHLHVAPNRDLESKHYLPKEAYPSSVFPDYCSGSAYVLSRSALLKISLAASPLTLSTAHPPEDAFVGLCARAAGVPPTHSPLFSGGPSMPYGRCCYQAMVSVHNIPPKDMLQYWTDIHSSGQCPWLSMRVSLSMCKVGALVGSALGLGKEA from the coding sequence ATGGCCGTCCGGGGGCTGTGGATGTGCACGCCCCGGGTTGGAAAACGAGGGAGCCGCTCCGGTCTCTTGTCGTGCCTTTGCGCGACAACCGTTAGCGCTGCTGTTTTCGCGTTGCTCTTCGTGGACGTTGTCGAGTTCTGGATCACGTCCATGGGCATGAGCGCCGTGCCGGAGCCGCACGCAGGCATCTTCCCCCCGCAGAGCGTCCCTCCCACCAGACCCGAGGAGTTCCTGCTCATGCCCAGTCCGCTAGTGTGCCAGCGAGCCAAGCCTTATCTCATTAGCATGGTGACCTCGGCCCCTGCTCACCACAGGGCGCGGCAGGTCATCAGGGACACTTGGGGTGGGGAGATCGAAGTGAGGGGCCTGAGGGTCATGACCCTCTTCATGCTGGGTGTGTCATCTGACCCAGGACTGACCAAACTGCTCATAGAGGAGGCCAGGGAGCAAGGGGACCTGGTTCAGGGGCGGTTCCTGGACACCTATTCCAATCTGACTTTGAAGACTTTAGCCATGCAGAGCTGGGTGCGCCGCTTCTGCCCGCAGGCTCACTTTGTGGCCAAAGTGGACGACGACGTCCTGTTCAATCCGAGCGCACTCCTGCACCTACTGAACAAGAGTCGCAGCCCGTACGAACAAGCCGACTTGTATCTGGGCAGGGTGCATCTCCACGTGGCTCCGAACCGGGACCTGGAAAGCAAGCATTACCTGCCAAAGGAGGCCTACCCGTCCTCTGTTTTTCCAGACTACTGCAGTGGTTCAGCTTATGTTCTGTCCCGCTCCGCACTGCTCAAAATATCCTTGGCTGCCTCTCCGTTAACTCTGTCTACGGCTCATCCCCCCGAGGATGCGTTTGTGGGTTTGTGCGCCCGGGCAGCCGGCGTACCACCCACGCACTCACCCCTGTTCTCTGGCGGTCCTTCTATGCCATATGGGCGCTGCTGTTATCAAGCTATGGTGTCGGTGCACAACATCCCACCCAAGGATATGCTGCAATACTGGACTGACATCCACTCATCCGGGCAGTGCCCCTGGCTGAGCATGCGAGTGTCGCTGTCGATGTGCAAAGTCGGGGCCCTGGTGGGCTCGGCTCTCGGCCTTGGGAAGGAGGCGTGA